A genomic segment from Nicotiana tabacum cultivar K326 chromosome 7, ASM71507v2, whole genome shotgun sequence encodes:
- the LOC107779476 gene encoding uncharacterized protein LOC107779476, with translation MSTVSKPTDTLASTTDSSTIAGTGSTASGMTGVVNSAHSYYLHPSNYPGMNLVSSVFDGKSYEGWRRATVIALSAKNKLGFIDGSLAVPAADSGLQKHWARCNDMVLSWLLDSLSKKIAESVLYSQSAKDLWGDLKDRFGQTNGAKLFQLQKELSAIIQGNSSVSRYFTKIKNLWDELDALNTFSACVCECDYGAKAKT, from the coding sequence ATGAGTACTGTTTCCAAACCTACTGATACACTAGCTTCAACTACAGATTCTTCTACTATAGCTGGTACTGGATCTACTGCTTCAGGGATGACTGGTGTAGTGAATTCAGCTCATTCTTACTATCTTCATCCCTCGAATTATCCAGGGATGAATCTTGTCTCTTCAGTGTTCGATGGAAAGAGTTATGAGGGCTGGAGAAGAGCTACGGTAATAGCATTATCTGCTAAGAACAAGCTAGGTTTCATTGATGGATCCCTAGCTGTTCCAGCTGCTGATTCTGGGCTTCAAAAGCACTGGGCTCGTTGTAATGACATGGTACTGTCATGGCTGCTCGACTCTTTGTCAAAGAAAATTGCAGAGAGTGTCTTGTACTCTCAAAGTGCCAAAGATCTTTGGGGAGACCTTAAAGACAGGTTTGGTCAGACAAATGGGGCAAAATTGTTCCAATTGCAGAAAGAGTTAAGTGCAATAATTCAAGGTAATAGTAGTGTATCAAGGTATTTcactaaaataaaaaatctatggGATGAATTAGATGCTTTAAACACCTTTTCTGCTTGTGTTTGTGAATGTGATTATGGAGCTAAGGCTAAAACCTAA
- the LOC107779477 gene encoding uncharacterized protein LOC107779477 isoform X1 — protein MEEEKLSEFCKSSYHLDLDTMLQNYTEEKKRQLPGGRQHDSSKEEVNRAHEDLIREISLLELDILCLEKHLLSMYRKTFAKCLKSLSKTNSTPNERRLSEIKEQNGKPKENQMTNTSPILPPLDNPIKECDDTQKLVDSTILRCHSSLSHAAFSFRASPSVAALVEAVDSYHSLPLSMLEHAQLSTSNRSLAEHFVPNCFNNYHGSPSQLSEEMIKCISAIYCQLADPPFFGHDLSLSPISVSSSKLECFPQAQGDIQGQQCRENSFSGSSLNNLFHIEDSKGFSRCFVRMVEVQGLRRDSQSLNGAEHMLKQFRYLVSKLEEVDPRKMRHGEKLAFWINVHNALVMHAFLVHGIPRSNLKRASLLLKAAYNIGGNTVSADRIQNSILRCQLPRPGQWLQSLFFTKQRFKAGDARKGYALEHPDPRLRFTLCSGNHSDNVLRLYTSKRVFEELEVAKDEYIQANIRVNKEQKLVLPKNVESYIKEINLGTSGFFEMMEQALPSYLRKKIQQPEQRKLWKKIDWIPHNFTFRYLISSELVE, from the exons ATGGAGGAAGAAAAGCTTAGTGAATTCTGCAAATCTTCATACCATCTTGACTTG GACACTATGTTACAGAACTATACAGAGGAGAAGAAAAGACAATTACCTGGCGGCAGACAACATGATTCTTCTAAGGAAGAAGTTAAT CGTGCTCATGAAGATCTGATTAGAGAAATTTCTCTTCTGGAGCTGGATATTTTGTGTTTGGAGAAGCATCTCCTTTCAATGTATCGAAAAACATTTGCTAAATGCTTAAAATCACTGTCAAAAACTAATTCAACTCCCAACGAAAGGAGACTTTCAGAAATCAAAGAGCAAAATGGCAAGCCAAAGGAAAATCAAATGACTAATACTAGTCCTATTTTACCACCTTTGGATAATCCAATCAAAGAATGTGATGACACACAAAAACTAGTTGATTCTACCATTTTGAGATGCCATTCTTCCCTATCACATGCTGCTTTTTCCTTCAGAGCTTCACCTTCAGTTGCAGCTCTTGTTGAGGCTGTAGACTCATACCATTCTTTGCCTTTATCAATGCTCGAG CACGCTCAGCTGTCAACTTCTAATAGGAGTCTCGCGGAGCATTTTGTTCCCAATTGTTTTAATAATTATCATGGCTCGCCAAGCCAGCTGTCAGAAGAAATGATCAAGTGCATTTCAGCCATATATTGTCAGCTTGCTGATCCGCCTTTCTTTGGCCATGATTTAAGTTTGTCTCCCATCTCAGTCTCATCATCAAAACTGGAATGTTTTCCTCAAGCTCAGGGTGATATCCAGGGACAGCAATGCAGAGAAAATTCATTTTCTGGTTCGTCGTTGAACAATCTGTTCCACATTGAAGATTCAAAGGGATTTAGCAGATGTTTTGTCAGAATGGTTGAGGTGCAAGGGCTGCGTCGAGATAGCCAGAGCTTAAATGGTGCAGAGCACATGCTAAAGCAATTTAG GTATCTGGTCTCAAAGTTGGAAGAAGTTGACCCTAGGAAAATGAGACATGGAGAGAAACTAGCTTTTTGGATTAATGTCCACAATGCACTAGTGATGCAT GCATTTTTGGTTCATGGGATTCCAAGAAGTAATCTAAAGAGAGCATCTCTACTTCTTAAG GCAGCTTACAACATTGGAGGGAATACAGTAAGCGCAGACAGGATTCAAAATTCTATACTACGATGCCAGTTGCCTCGTCCTGGTCAG TGGCTTCAATCATTGTTCTTTACTAAACAAAGATTTAAGGCTGGAGATGCACGAAAGGGATATGCATTAGAGCATCCAGATCCTCGCCTACGCTTTACTCTCTGCTCAGGAAACCATTCTGATAATGTG CTTCGTCTGTACACATCGAAGAGAGTGTTCGAAGAACTAGAAGTGGCTAAAGACGAGTACATTCAGGCAAACATAAGGGTAAACAAAGAACAAAAACTAGTCCTTCCAAAGAATGTGGAATCTTATATTAAAGAGATAAATTTGGGCACATCTGGTTTTTTCGAAATGATGGAGCAAGCATTACCTTCTTATTTGAGGAAGAAAATTCAGCAGCCCGAGCAACGTAAGTTGTGGAAGAAAATTGATTGGATTCCTCACAACTTCACTTTCCGCTACCTTATTTCAAGTGAATTGGTTGAGTGA
- the LOC107779477 gene encoding uncharacterized protein LOC107779477 isoform X2 has translation MEEEKLSEFCKSSYHLDLNYTEEKKRQLPGGRQHDSSKEEVNRAHEDLIREISLLELDILCLEKHLLSMYRKTFAKCLKSLSKTNSTPNERRLSEIKEQNGKPKENQMTNTSPILPPLDNPIKECDDTQKLVDSTILRCHSSLSHAAFSFRASPSVAALVEAVDSYHSLPLSMLEHAQLSTSNRSLAEHFVPNCFNNYHGSPSQLSEEMIKCISAIYCQLADPPFFGHDLSLSPISVSSSKLECFPQAQGDIQGQQCRENSFSGSSLNNLFHIEDSKGFSRCFVRMVEVQGLRRDSQSLNGAEHMLKQFRYLVSKLEEVDPRKMRHGEKLAFWINVHNALVMHAFLVHGIPRSNLKRASLLLKAAYNIGGNTVSADRIQNSILRCQLPRPGQWLQSLFFTKQRFKAGDARKGYALEHPDPRLRFTLCSGNHSDNVLRLYTSKRVFEELEVAKDEYIQANIRVNKEQKLVLPKNVESYIKEINLGTSGFFEMMEQALPSYLRKKIQQPEQRKLWKKIDWIPHNFTFRYLISSELVE, from the exons ATGGAGGAAGAAAAGCTTAGTGAATTCTGCAAATCTTCATACCATCTTGACTTG AACTATACAGAGGAGAAGAAAAGACAATTACCTGGCGGCAGACAACATGATTCTTCTAAGGAAGAAGTTAAT CGTGCTCATGAAGATCTGATTAGAGAAATTTCTCTTCTGGAGCTGGATATTTTGTGTTTGGAGAAGCATCTCCTTTCAATGTATCGAAAAACATTTGCTAAATGCTTAAAATCACTGTCAAAAACTAATTCAACTCCCAACGAAAGGAGACTTTCAGAAATCAAAGAGCAAAATGGCAAGCCAAAGGAAAATCAAATGACTAATACTAGTCCTATTTTACCACCTTTGGATAATCCAATCAAAGAATGTGATGACACACAAAAACTAGTTGATTCTACCATTTTGAGATGCCATTCTTCCCTATCACATGCTGCTTTTTCCTTCAGAGCTTCACCTTCAGTTGCAGCTCTTGTTGAGGCTGTAGACTCATACCATTCTTTGCCTTTATCAATGCTCGAG CACGCTCAGCTGTCAACTTCTAATAGGAGTCTCGCGGAGCATTTTGTTCCCAATTGTTTTAATAATTATCATGGCTCGCCAAGCCAGCTGTCAGAAGAAATGATCAAGTGCATTTCAGCCATATATTGTCAGCTTGCTGATCCGCCTTTCTTTGGCCATGATTTAAGTTTGTCTCCCATCTCAGTCTCATCATCAAAACTGGAATGTTTTCCTCAAGCTCAGGGTGATATCCAGGGACAGCAATGCAGAGAAAATTCATTTTCTGGTTCGTCGTTGAACAATCTGTTCCACATTGAAGATTCAAAGGGATTTAGCAGATGTTTTGTCAGAATGGTTGAGGTGCAAGGGCTGCGTCGAGATAGCCAGAGCTTAAATGGTGCAGAGCACATGCTAAAGCAATTTAG GTATCTGGTCTCAAAGTTGGAAGAAGTTGACCCTAGGAAAATGAGACATGGAGAGAAACTAGCTTTTTGGATTAATGTCCACAATGCACTAGTGATGCAT GCATTTTTGGTTCATGGGATTCCAAGAAGTAATCTAAAGAGAGCATCTCTACTTCTTAAG GCAGCTTACAACATTGGAGGGAATACAGTAAGCGCAGACAGGATTCAAAATTCTATACTACGATGCCAGTTGCCTCGTCCTGGTCAG TGGCTTCAATCATTGTTCTTTACTAAACAAAGATTTAAGGCTGGAGATGCACGAAAGGGATATGCATTAGAGCATCCAGATCCTCGCCTACGCTTTACTCTCTGCTCAGGAAACCATTCTGATAATGTG CTTCGTCTGTACACATCGAAGAGAGTGTTCGAAGAACTAGAAGTGGCTAAAGACGAGTACATTCAGGCAAACATAAGGGTAAACAAAGAACAAAAACTAGTCCTTCCAAAGAATGTGGAATCTTATATTAAAGAGATAAATTTGGGCACATCTGGTTTTTTCGAAATGATGGAGCAAGCATTACCTTCTTATTTGAGGAAGAAAATTCAGCAGCCCGAGCAACGTAAGTTGTGGAAGAAAATTGATTGGATTCCTCACAACTTCACTTTCCGCTACCTTATTTCAAGTGAATTGGTTGAGTGA